The stretch of DNA TATGAAGGAGAAGATATTCTTGGTTCATTCAAAAACAATGAAAAAGTAGCCCTTAGTAAGGTTGCAATGCTGATGATTACAACCAGTGATAATACAGCAAGTTTATGGTGTCAATCGATGGCCGGGAAAGGGACTACTATAAATGAATGGCTGGGAACTAACGGATTTCAATACACAAGAGTCAATTCGCGCACGCCTGGTAGAGAAGCGAATCGTAAACTATATGGTTGGGGACAAACCACTCCTCTTGAGATGGCGGAATTGCTGGTTAGAATCAGGCGAAATGAGGTGATTAGTCCTGCCATTAGTGAACGGATTTATAGAAACCTTATCCGTATTTATTTTGACGGTGAGGCATTGTCACAAATTCCTCCTTATATTCAAGTGGCCTCAAAGCAAGGAGCCGTTGACCAGTCGCGTTCAGAAGTTGTGTTGGTAAATGCGCCGCATGGCGATTATGTATTCTGTATTATCACTAAAAATCAGAAAGATGAAAGTTGGCACGCTAACAATGAGGGTTATGTGTTGATCAGAAAACTATCAGCTTTACTTTGGAATTACTTTGAACCAAATTATGGCTGGAAACCGGCAGAGGGCAGTGAGAAGTTTTATTAATAAGTTGAATATCAATAGCATTGAAAAGTGATTAGGAAAAGTGTTTTTTGGGTGTATGATAAATTGAGGAGATTATCTGTAGTAAAGAAAATAACACTTGCAGTTTTAATCGGTTTGTTGTTTTGGTTCATCTTCTTGCTTCCTAAGCAATTGTTCCAAACGCCAACAAGTTTTGTTATTGAAGATAGCCACGGCGAATTAATGGGGGCTGCAATTGCCAGTGACGGACAATGGCGGTTTCCTGCTAATGAAAATGTCCCAGAAAAGTTTACCAAATGCATTGCCGTTTTTGAGGATAAAAGGTACTTTCACCATTTAGGGGTTGATCCATTAGCATTTAGCCGGGCAATCCGGCAAAACCTGCGCTCCGGAAAAGTGGTTAGCGGAGGTAGTACCCTTACGATGCAGGTAATCCGACTTTCCAGAAACAAGCCAAGAACCATATGGCAGAAGTTCATTGAAATGATTTATGCATTTCGGTTAGAACTATCCTTTTCTAAAAATGAAATATTAAGTCTGTATGCCGCCAATGCTCCTTTTGGAACAAATGTGGTTGGACTTGATGCAGCTGCATGGCGTTATTATGGACGTTCAGCAGATTTATTAAGTTGGGGAGAGATGGCTACTTTGGCAGTATTACCAAACAGTCCCTCGTTAGTGCACCCCGGAAGAAACAGGTTAACCTTACAAACTAAGCGTAATAAGTTACTGGATAAGTTGGTTGCTGAAAATGTAATTGATCAAAATACAGCCGATCTGGCTAAACTCGAACCAATTCCTGATCAACCTTATGCATTGCCACGTTTTGCTCCTCATTTGTTGGATCGGTTTAGGAAAGATTATCAACGAACGCCCGGGCAATTTCATCAAACAAGTATTCGTACCACCA from Solitalea canadensis DSM 3403 encodes:
- a CDS encoding serine hydrolase — encoded protein: MKKLLVIICAFFYCTVSSAQNVDKKLNGELQELVKGFNGTVGIYVKNLKTGKTAAFNADTIFPTASMIKVPITIGLFNKINKGELKYDSVLTYKDSLLYEGEDILGSFKNNEKVALSKVAMLMITTSDNTASLWCQSMAGKGTTINEWLGTNGFQYTRVNSRTPGREANRKLYGWGQTTPLEMAELLVRIRRNEVISPAISERIYRNLIRIYFDGEALSQIPPYIQVASKQGAVDQSRSEVVLVNAPHGDYVFCIITKNQKDESWHANNEGYVLIRKLSALLWNYFEPNYGWKPAEGSEKFY